GAACATTTTCTGTTATTGAAAGCGAATATATCATTTTTATTAAAAATAAAGGCTCTTCCCTTAATGTTGGTGCTTCCAGTTTTAGTTCGTGGACTGTCCTGTCACCAAATTTTTCCATATATTCATTCAAAGTAGAATTAAATTCTGCATTTTGAGTTAATTTAAATATTTCAACAAGTGATTTTTCGTTTTTGTTTATTATATTTCCTATTTCATCTTTTAAAGATTTGTCATTTTTTATCATAAGGCTCATTTTTTTTATATATTTCGATGGTTCAACACTAATCATGCTGTTTCCTTCTTGAGCAATAAGTGTATTATGTGCCTTTTCAAAATCTTCCTTTATATATTTTTCAGCCATTTTCTTTGAAAGTCCAAACCAGACCATTACAAGAAAGTCATTTATAATTGGTATTTCCCAGTTTTTTAAAAATTTATTTTCAAGAAATTTGTAATATTTTTTCAGCTCTTTTATATTTTTTTTGTTCAAATTACTTTTTTCCCCATTAAGATTTTCAGCTATAATTTTATAAAATTTTTCAGCCTTTTTTTCAATAAGGAACATATTCATAAACAAGGTAAATCCAGCCTTAGATTTTTCCAGTTTATTTCTAAATTTTTCCCATCCAGTCATTTTCCCTTCAGCTTCCAGCAAATTCTCATTCAGATTTTCTTCAGACAATTCTTTTTTTACCCCCATCATCTGTTCCATAAATTTACTATTGCCTTTAGAATTTGGAAACAGCATCAAAAGTTTATACCAGTTTATCAAGTTGTAATAAACTCGCCCTTTCAGCAATCCAAGCATATTATCATAAACATCCTGATAACTTTCCACAACTTTAGCAGGAACTCCCGTTATTTCTGAAAATCTTTTATAAACATCAGAATATGCCTTTCTTATAAAGCTGAATGTAAGTGGCAACGTAATCTCAGGATAACTTTCTACAATATTGCTGTTATCCCATATTATTGTGTTATATGTTTTTTTACCTGTTTTTTTCAGTGTAGTTATAGGTCTTGACTGCAATATATATAGTTTTCCCTTTTCAAATGCCCATTCCATATCCTGAGGCTTTCCATAATATTTTTCAATATTTATAATATTTTCTCCCAGTTCCGTAATTTCAGCATCATTTAAAACCTCATCTTCAACATTTATTTCTTCAACTTTTATCCCATGATTTTCAAAATCAAGGCTTTGCTTCACCTTCTTAATCCCTATTTCTTTTTTTATTTCCTTAGTTTCCTTATTATAAATGAACAGATCCCCATTCTCATCTCCATCCACAATACTTGTCCCTAATCCAAAAGTCCCAGAAATAACAATTTCATCATGATCCCCATTAACAGGATTTACGCTAAATCCAACTCCAGCCTTTTCAGAATTAATCATCTCCTGAATTATTACAGCCGGAACATTTACCTCGTTATTTATTTTTCCCTCTTTCCTATATCTCATCACATGAGAAGAAAACGAAGAAATCCAAACTTCCTTTACTTTTTTCAGCATATTTTCTTTTCTCACATAAAGATATGTTTCAAACTGTCCAGCAAACGAAAAATTACTGCTGTCTTCCTCAACCGAAGATGACCTGACAGCATAATAGCTCCCATCTTTTACAATTTTTTCAATCTCCCTTTTAAATTCTTCCCTAATCTTATGATTTTTTATAACTTCAATCATATTTCCAATTTTTTCTTCACTATCTCCCTCAAAAACACTATCCCAATCTGTTATTTCACTTTTACAATATTCCCTTATTTCATCCAATATAACTTCCTTAAAGTATCTATTAGTAATCACCGAAAAATCAGGCACATTAAACCCATGAATCGCCAGTTCAAATAAATTTTGAGCCTTTTTCCCAATTTTTTCTTCAAATGCACTATTTTCATCGTGATTTTTTAACCCGTCAATATTATAAATATATTTCATAGTTTATTCCTTTTCTAAAAATTTATTTTTTATATTATTATACTCTAAAAAATTTATTTTTTAAAGTTATATGTGTATATTTTTTCATTTGAATTAAAATATAAGAATTTTTTTAAAAATAAGATTTGAATATTTTCTTGAATAGCACTTTAAGATTGGGTATAATTTATAGGTAGGGGAATTGAGGAGGTTTTGGAGTTAAATTTTTTTGCTCTGTCCATAAAAATCTTTTAATTGTATTCTAAAAAAATCTTTGATATACTTAATATTGTAGAATATTTTGCAGGAAAGGGGTAATAAAATGATTGAAATTTTTAAAGAATTTTTAGATAAGGAACGTCCGTTAAATGAAGGTATTTTGAAAAAACTTCAAAATTATTTGAAGACAGAATTTATATATAATTCAAATGCCATAGAAGGTAATACTTTAACTTTGCGTGAAACGGATATAATTCTTCAATATGGGGTAACAATAAAGGGAAAATCGTTAAAAGAACATAATGAAGTAAAAGGGCAGGAATATGCACTGGATTTTTTAAATGATGTTTTAAAGACAAAAGAGTCATTATCGGTTAGGATTATACGTGAATTTCATGCTTTAGTGCTGAATGATGACTTTAAAAATAGGGGAAAATTTAAGCAGGAAAATAATATAATATTGGGAGCGAAATTTCAGACAACTCCATTTTATCAGGTGGAAGAAAAACTGCAAGAACTTATAGATAATTTTTTAAAAAGTAAAGAGAATATAGTTGAAAAAGTGGCTAAATTTCATGCAGAATTTGAAAAAATACATCCGTTTAATGATGGAAATGGGCGGACAGGAAGGCTTTTGATGAATTTGGAGCTGATGAAAAATGGTTATCCGATAACAATAATAAAAAATGAAAATAGAAATGACTATTATAATGCTTTAGAAAAAGCACAAGTAGAGTTTGATTATGAATTGATTATAAAATTTATTAAAAGTAGTATCGAAAATACATTTTGGCTGTACTATAAACATTTTAATGAAGAAACCAAAGAAAAATTTGAAAATTATTTGGAACAAAATGGTATTAATATAGAAGATTTTTATAAGGAATGGATTGGTAAAAAACCAGAAATATTAATAGATTTACCTAGAAAATGGCATAATAAAATTAATATGGAGTAAAAAATTCAAAATTTCCTTGCAAAATATAATAAAATATGATAAACTATTTTAGTAATTAAATTAGAAGTAGAAACATTGTTTCTCACCTTTCCATCAATATATTCAGGTTTTGGATTGATTTTCCAAATAGAAATAGAATGGTCGGTTCTATTTTAGGATGAGTTGGGTATTAGTTATTTGATATTTTGTAATGAAATGAGTATTTTTATTGTGCTGATTTTATTGCGAGATTTATTTATATGATAACTATTGAGCAAGGTTTCTTATATCTTGTTTTTTTATTGTAAAAAAATTAGGAGGTGTTTTTTATAAGAGGGAATAACCGATCTGATGAGCCACGAATGAATGAGCGAATTAGAGTGAGAGAAATTAGAGTTGTTGGTGATGATGGGGAGCAGTTTGGAGTAATGTCTACACGAGATGCATTGGCGCTTGCGGCAGAAAAAGAACTGGATTTAGTTGAAATTTCACCAAATGCAACACCGCCTGTGTGTAAGATTATGGACTATGGAAAATTCAAGTATGAGAAAACGAAGAAAGACAAGGAAAATAAGAAAAAGCAAAAAAATATTGTCGTTAAAGAGATTAGAATTAAACCTCATATTGATGAACATGACAAGGATACAAAGATTTCTCAAATTGAAAAATTTATAGCCAAAGAACATAAGGTAAAAGTAAGTCTAAGACTTACAGGTAGAGAAAGATTACATGCAGAATCTGCTATTAAAGTATTGGATGAGTTTGCAAGTCATTTTGAAGAAATTGCGACAGTTGAGAAAAAATACGGAAAAGAGCAAATTCAAAAATTTATTTTATTATCGCCTAAAAAATAAAGGCAAAATTTAAAAAAGTGAAAAGTGATTTAGGAGGAAAGAAAATGCCAAAAATGAAAACACATAAAGGAACAAAAAAAAGAGTTAAAGTTACAGGAAGTGGAAAAATTTCTTTAAGACACTCTGGAAAGAGCCATATCTTAACTAAAAAGACTCATAAAAGAAAGAAACGTCTAGGACAAGACGTAATCGCTCCAAAAGGTGCTGAAAGAAAAATCAAAAAAGTATTGGCTGGACAAGAAGGAAGATAATTCCAATAATTGTTTTAAAAAAAATATTTTTGAAAAAAGTGATTTAGCAAAATTTGCAACTTTTTATTCAAAGATAAAATTAAAAAAAGCAGTTTAAAATAGTAATTAACGGCTTTTTATTTGAAAAATTAAAATTAAAGATTGACAGAAGTTAGTTCTAAAAATAAATAAAGAACAGAAAACGGCTAAAATATTAAGGAGGAAAAAATATGCCAAGAGTAAAAACAGGAATAGTTAGAAGAAAAAGACATAAAAAAGTTTTAAAAGAAGCAAAAGGTTATAGAGGAGCTATAAAAACAAATTATAAAAAAGCTAATGAAGCAGTTAAAAAAGCTATGGCTTATGCAACTGAACATAGAAAATTGAAAAAAAGAAAAATGCGTGAATTGTGGATTATCAGAATTAACGCTGCTGCAAGATTAAACGGAATTTCTTATTCAAGATTAATGAACGGACTTAAAAAAGCTGGAATTGAACTTGATAGAAAAGTTTTAGCAGACTTAGCATTAAACAATCCTGCTGAATTTGCAAAATTAGTAGAAAAAGTTAAATAGTGATTCAAATAGAAATAAATCAATACTCAAATGGTGATTTTTAAATTAAAAGCAGCTGTTTGAGTATTACTTTTTTTAAATTAAAAAGAATTATAATAAAAAAAGAATTTTAATTTTTTATCTAAATAGGAGATCGAGTAACATCTAATAAAAAATTGAAATAAAAAAAAATCTAAATGAATTAGATTTAATTAAAAGGACTATACTTGTAAATCTTACTAAATAGATTAACTCTGAGTTATGAGATAGCCCTTTTTATATAGGGAAATTAAATAAATAATGTTTTTTTGGGCTATCTCATAAAATGGTCTTTTATTCAAAAAAACAAATTTCCCTATACAGCCATGAGATTGTTAAACATCGTTTAACTTTCCCTTGACATTAGTATTATAGCACAAAAATTAAAAAAGTCAATAGTACGAATTAAAAAATTTTAAATTTTTAGGGTATTATTAAATTTGAGCAGTAATAATATTTATTTAACCATAAAGATAGCAAGAAGTCTTACGCTTCTAAAAGCGGGAGTAGTCCACTGTATTGACTAAAGGTTATGGAATTTTATAAGTAATTATAAAATGTAAATTAGGCAATTGTAAAAATAAAAGTGGTAATATCAAACAGCAATAATATTTATTAATCACAAAGAACCAAGATTCTTTGTCAAGGAGCGAAGAGAGATAAGAAAATCAAGCATAAAACTGTGTTTGTTAGATTTTTAGATTTTTACAAATGAATGAAATAAAAATAACAGGGAGGAAAATATGAACAGAGATTTTGAATTTGGAATAAAAAGACAGTTGATTACGAAGGAAGAACTTCAGAAAAAGGTAAAGGAACTGGGAGTAAAGATTACTGAAGATTTTAAAAATGAAAATGAGCCGTTAATAGTGATAGGGCTATTGAAGGGATCTATTGTGTTTATGGCTGATTTGATTAGGGAAATAAAATTGCCGCTTGAAATTGACTTTATTGAGGCTTCCAGTTATGGGGAAGGGACTCAAAGTTCTAGAGAAGTTAAGATTTTAAAGGATTTGAGAAGTACGATTAGCGGGAAAAATGTTCTGGTAGTTGAAGATATTATTGATTCAGGATTTACGTTAAAAAAAGTATTGCAAATTTTGGGAAGCAGAAACCCTAAGAAAATATCGCTTTGCACACTTTTAGATAAGCCTGAAAGAAGAGAAGTTGAAGTTGATGTGCAATATGTTGGATTTGAAATTCCAAATGAATTTGTTGTTGGATATGGGCTTGATTTTAATGAAAATTATAGAAATTTGGAATATATAGGAGTTGCTGAACCATCAGTATTTGAGTAAGGAGTAAAATTGAAGGGGAAAAATAAAAAATATAAGAAAAGAGATAAAAATTTTGAAAATGAAAGTCATAAGGCTAAAAAGAAGTATGGGCAGAATTTTTTAAATGACAGCAATTTGTCGGATGAAATTTTAAATGTGGCGAATATTGACAAAGAAACGGAAGTTCTGGAAATTGGGCCAGGATTAGGATTTTTAACAGAAAAATTAATTGAAAATTCTAAATTTTTGACTGCTTTTGAAATAGATGATGATTTAATTCCGTTTTTGAGTAAAAAATTTGAAAAAAAGGAAAATTTTAAGTTGATTCATCAGGATTTTATGGAAGCAGATTTGAAAGATTTTTTTGAAAATAAAAAAGATGTGAAAGTTGTAGCAAATATTCCGTATTACATAACTTCGCCAATTATTAACAAATTGCTTGAATATCGTGAAAATATTGATGAAATTTATTTGATGGTACAAAAGGAAGTGGCAGAACGGATTGCTTCACAGCCTCATAGCAAAAATATGAGCCTGCTTACTCATGCTGTTCAATTTTACGCTGAAGCAGAATATTTGTTTACTGTTCCAAAAGAAAAATTTGATCCTGTTCCAAAAGTTGATTCAGCATTTTTAGGAATAAAAATTTTAAAAAATAAAAAATATGAAAGTCAAATTTCAGAAGAAAAATATTTTAAATATTTGAGAGAAGCGTTTTCAAATAAGAGAAAAAGTATTTCTAATAATTTATCGAATTTAGGATTTTCAAAAGATTTTGTAAAAGAATGCTTGAAAAAAGTTGGCAAAACAGAATTGGCTAGAGCAGAAGAATTTTCTGTGCAAGGATTTATTGATTTTATTGGGATTTTGGAAGGTTAAATTGCCTATATTTTATTGAATAAAAAATAAAAAGTTCTCTAGATTGTTGAGGACTTTTTTAGTTATATAATAATTTTTTTAGCAAAAAATTTTGTAAATCAAATATTTTTACTTTATAAATAATAAAATAATGAGTATAATATAGCAAATATAAATTGGGAGGAATTTTTTATAAAAAAAATGGGAATTTTATTGCTTATTGGAGCATTAATGGCGATAAGCTGTGGCAAAGATACTGGAGCAAAGGAAGGTGGAAAGGCTGGTACAACAGCTGGAAAGACAGTTGAACAAGGGAAAACTGATTTAAGCAAGGAAACTTCTGAATATAAAAAATATGTTGAAGGTCAGATTGATATACTTTTAAAGGATACAGAAAATTTTGCACAATTATTAAAGACTGGGAAATTAGATGAAGCTAAAAAAGTTTATCCGCTAATCCGTATGGATTATGAAAGATCTGAGCCTATCGCTGAAAGTTTTGGAGAATCGGATATTAAGATAGATTACCGTCTTGTAGACTTCAAGGAAGAATTTAAAAATGAGGAAGGCTGGAAAGGATTTCATAGAATTGAAAAAATACTGTGGGAGCAAAACACTACAAAAGGAACTGAAAAATACGCAGACGATCTTGTAAACGACATTAAGGAGCTAAAGGCAAAAATTGCCACAATTGAAGTAACGCCTGATTTAATGGTTACAGGAGCAATTGACCTGTTAAATGAAGTTTCGACTCAAAAAATTACTGGAGAAGAAGAAGTGTTCTCGCATACTGATTTATACGACTTTAGAGCGAATATCGAAGGGGCTCAGAAAATTTTTGAACTGTTCAGAACTAAATTAGAACAAAAAGATGCTAAGCTCGTAACAACTTTAGATACTGAATTTAAAGCTGTAAATGCACTTCTTGACAAATATATGACAGATGATAAAAATTATAAATTATACACAGAGTTGAAGCCAGAAGATACAAAAGCTCTAGCTGAAGCAGTTACTAAACTTGGAGAACCTTTATCGCAAATGGGAATTGTAATAGACGCAACTCCTAAGAAATAATACACTTATTCGGTAACTAATAGACCTGTTCGATAACTATACAAACTTAGAATTTAATAAAATAAATATCTTGAAGCAAGGAGTCTTGACCCCTTGTATAGATAAAAAAACTTAGGTTATCAAACATATCTAATATGTTTAACTATTATTAAATAGGGAATTAATTCCCTTTGTTAAAATTAACATTTAGATTATTGAACACATCTAAATAAAACTTACAGTATAAAAAGAGGTAAAATAATGAGTGATGAAAATGAAAAAAAATGGTTTGATAAAAAAATATCACGTCGTGATTTTTTGAAAAAAGCAGGAATGGTTGGAGCAGGTGCTGCAATTGGAGCGAGCGGAGCGGGTGCAATTTTTGCAAATATGTTTAGCGGCAAGGCAAATCAAGTTGTTGGAAATGAAGAAATTTCATTTTATGGAGAACATCAGTCAGGAATTGCTACTCCTGTTCAGAAAAATGTTTATTTTGCGGTATTAGATTTACATTCTACGGATAGGGAAGAAATAAAGCAGATGTTCAAGGACTGGACAGATTATTCTGAAAAACTTATGAAGGGTGAACTTGTAGCACCAGAACTTGCAAATCATCTAGTTCCTCCGATAGATACAGGAGAAACAGTGGGATTAAATCCGTACCGTTTGACAATAACTTTTGGAATAAGTCCGTCTTTTCTAGATAAATTGAAGCTGGATAATAAGAAAATGGAAGAATTTAAAGATTTGCCACATTTTCCGAGAGATCAGATAAAGGACAAGTA
The DNA window shown above is from Leptotrichia wadei and carries:
- a CDS encoding PEP/pyruvate-binding domain-containing protein, coding for MKYIYNIDGLKNHDENSAFEEKIGKKAQNLFELAIHGFNVPDFSVITNRYFKEVILDEIREYCKSEITDWDSVFEGDSEEKIGNMIEVIKNHKIREEFKREIEKIVKDGSYYAVRSSSVEEDSSNFSFAGQFETYLYVRKENMLKKVKEVWISSFSSHVMRYRKEGKINNEVNVPAVIIQEMINSEKAGVGFSVNPVNGDHDEIVISGTFGLGTSIVDGDENGDLFIYNKETKEIKKEIGIKKVKQSLDFENHGIKVEEINVEDEVLNDAEITELGENIINIEKYYGKPQDMEWAFEKGKLYILQSRPITTLKKTGKKTYNTIIWDNSNIVESYPEITLPLTFSFIRKAYSDVYKRFSEITGVPAKVVESYQDVYDNMLGLLKGRVYYNLINWYKLLMLFPNSKGNSKFMEQMMGVKKELSEENLNENLLEAEGKMTGWEKFRNKLEKSKAGFTLFMNMFLIEKKAEKFYKIIAENLNGEKSNLNKKNIKELKKYYKFLENKFLKNWEIPIINDFLVMVWFGLSKKMAEKYIKEDFEKAHNTLIAQEGNSMISVEPSKYIKKMSLMIKNDKSLKDEIGNIINKNEKSLVEIFKLTQNAEFNSTLNEYMEKFGDRTVHELKLEAPTLREEPLFLIKMIYSLSITENVQEHTKRNILEEQKKIYDNLKINPIKKYLLKKTLFYAKKFIRLRENLRYERTKVFGTVRKIMKKMGVHLKNNNLINNEKDVFYLTVDEIFGLIDGSIIDVDLKKLIELRKEEYKKYETEAILPDRFLTRGFLGENFYYEDLAGNSQLDENTLQGTGCSKGIVKGKVKIVLNPMDTQVEDGDIVITKSTDPSWVMVFPLLKGLIVEKGSLLSHSAIISREMNIPAIVGVQGATSILKTGDMVQFDGSTGIIKKLNG
- a CDS encoding Fic family protein, with amino-acid sequence MIEIFKEFLDKERPLNEGILKKLQNYLKTEFIYNSNAIEGNTLTLRETDIILQYGVTIKGKSLKEHNEVKGQEYALDFLNDVLKTKESLSVRIIREFHALVLNDDFKNRGKFKQENNIILGAKFQTTPFYQVEEKLQELIDNFLKSKENIVEKVAKFHAEFEKIHPFNDGNGRTGRLLMNLELMKNGYPITIIKNENRNDYYNALEKAQVEFDYELIIKFIKSSIENTFWLYYKHFNEETKEKFENYLEQNGINIEDFYKEWIGKKPEILIDLPRKWHNKINME
- the infC gene encoding translation initiation factor IF-3, producing the protein MFFIRGNNRSDEPRMNERIRVREIRVVGDDGEQFGVMSTRDALALAAEKELDLVEISPNATPPVCKIMDYGKFKYEKTKKDKENKKKQKNIVVKEIRIKPHIDEHDKDTKISQIEKFIAKEHKVKVSLRLTGRERLHAESAIKVLDEFASHFEEIATVEKKYGKEQIQKFILLSPKK
- the rpmI gene encoding 50S ribosomal protein L35 — protein: MPKMKTHKGTKKRVKVTGSGKISLRHSGKSHILTKKTHKRKKRLGQDVIAPKGAERKIKKVLAGQEGR
- the rplT gene encoding 50S ribosomal protein L20; the encoded protein is MPRVKTGIVRRKRHKKVLKEAKGYRGAIKTNYKKANEAVKKAMAYATEHRKLKKRKMRELWIIRINAAARLNGISYSRLMNGLKKAGIELDRKVLADLALNNPAEFAKLVEKVK
- the hpt gene encoding hypoxanthine phosphoribosyltransferase — translated: MNRDFEFGIKRQLITKEELQKKVKELGVKITEDFKNENEPLIVIGLLKGSIVFMADLIREIKLPLEIDFIEASSYGEGTQSSREVKILKDLRSTISGKNVLVVEDIIDSGFTLKKVLQILGSRNPKKISLCTLLDKPERREVEVDVQYVGFEIPNEFVVGYGLDFNENYRNLEYIGVAEPSVFE
- the rsmA gene encoding 16S rRNA (adenine(1518)-N(6)/adenine(1519)-N(6))-dimethyltransferase RsmA, giving the protein MKGKNKKYKKRDKNFENESHKAKKKYGQNFLNDSNLSDEILNVANIDKETEVLEIGPGLGFLTEKLIENSKFLTAFEIDDDLIPFLSKKFEKKENFKLIHQDFMEADLKDFFENKKDVKVVANIPYYITSPIINKLLEYRENIDEIYLMVQKEVAERIASQPHSKNMSLLTHAVQFYAEAEYLFTVPKEKFDPVPKVDSAFLGIKILKNKKYESQISEEKYFKYLREAFSNKRKSISNNLSNLGFSKDFVKECLKKVGKTELARAEEFSVQGFIDFIGILEG
- the efeO gene encoding iron uptake system protein EfeO — translated: MGILLLIGALMAISCGKDTGAKEGGKAGTTAGKTVEQGKTDLSKETSEYKKYVEGQIDILLKDTENFAQLLKTGKLDEAKKVYPLIRMDYERSEPIAESFGESDIKIDYRLVDFKEEFKNEEGWKGFHRIEKILWEQNTTKGTEKYADDLVNDIKELKAKIATIEVTPDLMVTGAIDLLNEVSTQKITGEEEVFSHTDLYDFRANIEGAQKIFELFRTKLEQKDAKLVTTLDTEFKAVNALLDKYMTDDKNYKLYTELKPEDTKALAEAVTKLGEPLSQMGIVIDATPKK
- a CDS encoding twin-arginine translocase subunit TatC, which gives rise to MSDENEKKWFDKKISRRDFLKKAGMVGAGAAIGASGAGAIFANMFSGKANQVVGNEEISFYGEHQSGIATPVQKNVYFAVLDLHSTDREEIKQMFKDWTDYSEKLMKGELVAPELANHLVPPIDTGETVGLNPYRLTITFGISPSFLDKLKLDNKKMEEFKDLPHFPRDQIKDKYKGGDICIQACADDAHVLHTSLPLGVIFELPVIVAFLTSLHILTPQYLIKNRRYGYFILLVVAVVLTPADFISDLTMAAPLILLYEVSISVCKYVYKKRRDD